In one Steroidobacteraceae bacterium genomic region, the following are encoded:
- a CDS encoding CpcT/CpeT family chromophore lyase: protein MLRPVHLLLPSAIAVLLGCANCFAQGQDSTPGERNLLVMAQLLPGEYDNANQAYFDGRRKLSQDNRHERLHVVITRVAASQFGPYTFLWSTEQGSTGSRPREARLISLSAGPDDEDVTMYQWFGVNAELTPAQLATLSPRVTQRSPGCEYVFRRRGEQFVGRQRQRACRFTWQGKPVYTDNEITLSANSYLFVDHKFRVGDDKRLTGVTSAEPYWLERARLFHCYVDIPGVGGGRDIPFRRYDDIQLHDKGGSYWFKTDEPEPRELGISLQAVTWQVLNERNGNFNRNSLVLYVSERLGEGVTKEHGYAFTEPTAGRIGINLKWLLANCAMTPRSLAVPEL from the coding sequence ATGTTGCGGCCTGTCCATTTGCTACTACCTTCGGCGATAGCGGTTCTCCTGGGCTGCGCCAATTGCTTTGCGCAGGGCCAGGATTCGACGCCCGGCGAGAGAAATCTGCTGGTCATGGCGCAGCTGTTGCCCGGGGAGTATGACAATGCCAACCAGGCGTATTTCGACGGCCGCCGTAAACTTTCGCAGGACAATCGACACGAGCGCCTGCATGTGGTGATCACGCGCGTCGCAGCATCGCAATTCGGTCCCTACACCTTTCTCTGGAGCACTGAGCAGGGTTCCACCGGGAGCCGACCCCGGGAGGCGAGGCTCATCAGTCTGAGTGCCGGTCCAGACGACGAAGATGTCACCATGTATCAATGGTTCGGAGTCAACGCTGAGCTGACCCCGGCGCAATTGGCCACGTTATCGCCGCGTGTAACCCAGCGCAGTCCTGGCTGTGAATATGTTTTTCGGCGCCGCGGCGAACAGTTTGTCGGCCGACAACGGCAGCGCGCATGTCGATTCACCTGGCAGGGCAAGCCCGTCTACACCGACAATGAAATCACGCTCTCCGCCAATAGTTATCTTTTCGTCGATCACAAATTCCGGGTCGGCGACGACAAACGGTTGACTGGGGTGACGTCTGCAGAGCCCTATTGGCTCGAACGGGCGCGCCTCTTCCACTGCTATGTCGACATTCCCGGCGTCGGTGGTGGTCGTGACATACCGTTTCGCCGCTACGACGACATCCAACTGCACGACAAAGGCGGCAGTTACTGGTTCAAGACCGATGAGCCTGAACCGAGAGAGCTTGGAATCTCGCTGCAGGCCGTCACCTGGCAGGTGCTGAATGAGCGCAACGGCAATTTCAACCGCAATTCGCTGGTTCTCTACGTCTCCGAGCGGCTGGGCGAAGGCGTGACCAAAGAACATGGTTATGCGTTTACGGAACCCACGGCCGGGCGCATCGGCATCAATCTCAAATGGCTCCTGGCCAACTGCGCGATGACGCCCCGTTCGCTGGCAGTCCCGGAACTATGA
- a CDS encoding histidinol-phosphate transaminase: protein MNPNSLSRRELIGAGAGLLLANRATAQRATVAPDTTGTAPILLGANENPYGPSSKVRHAIAAAMERCNRYPMRELAELTSAIAAAESVPDDHVLVGLGSMELLKICGAVCALEKQTVMAASPTYEDLPRATRRFGGNLVEVPLDPEQRHDLDAMRNALTQDTGLVYVCNPNNPTGTVVGRPALAAFIKSLPAAVTTLVDEAYMDFVTDGATSSVKDLAISDANVIVLKTFSKLHGLAGQRIGYAIARPARLASLRSARVSLLPQLSIAAAKASLEDQSYLDTCRSRILAERRRLERYCDQAGLPYTVSHGNFLFVQFGARETALRQHLKRQGIMVGRPFAALPGWCRISIGTAAQMDRLYSALNRVPVA, encoded by the coding sequence ATGAACCCAAACTCACTCAGCCGGCGCGAATTGATTGGCGCGGGCGCAGGTCTCTTGTTGGCGAATCGGGCGACTGCCCAGCGCGCCACAGTCGCTCCCGACACGACGGGTACCGCCCCGATTCTGTTGGGCGCGAACGAAAATCCTTATGGCCCATCGTCCAAAGTCCGCCATGCCATTGCCGCAGCGATGGAGCGCTGCAACCGCTATCCCATGCGGGAGCTAGCGGAACTGACCTCGGCAATCGCGGCGGCGGAGTCCGTACCGGATGATCACGTACTGGTAGGGCTCGGATCCATGGAGCTGCTGAAGATATGCGGCGCAGTGTGCGCTCTCGAAAAGCAGACCGTCATGGCCGCCAGCCCGACCTATGAGGACCTGCCAAGAGCAACCCGGCGCTTCGGCGGCAACCTGGTCGAAGTTCCGCTCGACCCCGAGCAGCGACATGATCTCGATGCCATGCGCAACGCGCTCACCCAAGACACTGGACTCGTTTATGTGTGCAATCCCAACAACCCGACAGGAACCGTGGTTGGACGACCTGCCCTTGCGGCGTTCATCAAGTCGCTGCCGGCGGCAGTAACCACGCTGGTCGATGAAGCCTATATGGATTTTGTCACCGACGGAGCCACGTCGTCGGTCAAAGACCTGGCCATATCCGACGCCAATGTGATCGTGCTCAAGACTTTCTCGAAACTGCATGGACTTGCAGGCCAGCGCATTGGTTACGCCATTGCCAGACCTGCCCGACTTGCCTCCCTGCGCAGCGCACGCGTCTCGTTGCTGCCGCAACTCTCGATCGCCGCTGCGAAGGCGAGCCTCGAGGATCAGAGCTATCTCGACACATGTCGCTCACGAATTCTTGCCGAGCGGCGCAGGCTCGAACGCTACTGTGACCAGGCTGGCCTGCCTTACACGGTGTCGCATGGTAATTTTCTGTTCGTGCAATTTGGCGCCCGCGAGACCGCGTTGCGCCAACACCTCAAGCGGCAGGGCATTATGGTCGGACGGCCTTTTGCCGCCCTACCCGGCTGGTGCCGAATAAGTATCGGGACCGCCGCTCAGATGGACAGGCTCTACAGCGCGCTCAATCGGGTTCCGGTCGCATAG